The following proteins are encoded in a genomic region of Streptococcus equi subsp. equi:
- a CDS encoding acetyltransferase (GNAT) family protein yields MTRVIVGNQPFQRAASLYIRYQVFVLERQIDRQDEFDCFDDNDRVYAVLYDGDQPVSTARFLPTAKDQARLTRVATLRQYRGRGYGAQVIEALEQYAREQAYERLVIHSEISAQSFYEGLGYQAFGEPYDEDGEPCQSVEKYL; encoded by the coding sequence ATGACAAGGGTTATTGTTGGAAATCAGCCTTTTCAACGGGCAGCTAGCTTATATATTCGCTATCAGGTTTTTGTCTTAGAACGGCAGATTGATCGGCAAGATGAATTTGATTGCTTCGACGATAACGATCGCGTGTATGCAGTCTTGTATGATGGTGATCAGCCTGTATCCACAGCTCGCTTTTTACCCACAGCTAAAGATCAGGCTCGTCTAACAAGAGTTGCTACGCTGCGTCAGTATCGTGGTAGGGGCTATGGTGCGCAGGTGATAGAAGCGCTTGAGCAGTATGCCAGAGAGCAAGCTTACGAGCGATTGGTTATTCATAGCGAGATTAGCGCACAGTCATTTTATGAAGGTCTTGGCTATCAAGCCTTTGGCGAGCCTTATGATGAAGACGGTGAGCCTTGTCAATCAGTAGAAAAATATTTATAA
- the argF gene encoding ornithine transcarbamylase produces the protein MTQVFQGRSFLAEKDFTREEFEYLIDFAAHLKDLKKRGIPHHYLEGKNIALLFEKTSTRTRAAFTTAAIDLGAHPEYLGANDIQLGKKESTEDTAKVLGRMFDGIEFRGFSQRMVEELAEFSGVPVWNGLTDEWHPTQMLADYLTVKENFGKLEGLTLVYCGDGRNNVANSLLVAGTLLGVNVHIFSPKELFPAEDIVKLAEGYAKASGAHVLVTDNADEAVKGADVLYTDVWVSMGEEDKFEERVKLLKPYQVNMELVKKAANDNLIFLHCLPAFHDTNTVYGKDVAEKFGVEEMEVTDEVFRSKYARHFDQAENRMHTIKAVMAATLGNLFIPKV, from the coding sequence ATGACACAAGTATTTCAAGGACGTAGCTTCTTAGCAGAAAAAGACTTTACACGTGAGGAATTTGAATACCTCATTGATTTTGCAGCACACTTGAAAGACCTTAAAAAGCGTGGTATTCCACATCACTATTTAGAAGGTAAAAATATTGCCCTCTTGTTTGAAAAAACATCAACGCGCACACGTGCTGCCTTTACAACTGCGGCGATTGATTTAGGAGCTCATCCTGAATACCTTGGCGCTAACGATATTCAGCTTGGTAAAAAGGAATCAACAGAGGACACAGCTAAGGTATTGGGTCGTATGTTTGATGGGATTGAATTCCGTGGCTTTAGCCAACGTATGGTTGAAGAATTGGCAGAATTCTCAGGTGTTCCAGTGTGGAATGGCTTGACTGATGAATGGCACCCAACCCAAATGCTTGCGGACTACCTTACTGTCAAGGAAAACTTTGGTAAGCTTGAAGGCTTGACCTTGGTTTACTGTGGTGATGGACGCAACAACGTTGCTAATTCACTGTTAGTAGCAGGTACCTTACTAGGTGTGAATGTTCATATCTTCTCACCAAAAGAGCTCTTCCCAGCAGAAGACATCGTGAAGCTGGCTGAGGGCTATGCTAAAGCATCAGGTGCGCATGTGTTAGTTACTGACAATGCTGATGAGGCTGTAAAGGGCGCAGATGTGCTTTACACTGATGTGTGGGTGTCAATGGGTGAAGAAGACAAGTTTGAAGAGCGTGTGAAGCTCTTGAAGCCATATCAAGTGAACATGGAGCTTGTTAAAAAAGCCGCCAACGACAACCTTATCTTCTTACATTGCTTGCCAGCCTTCCATGACACAAATACTGTTTACGGAAAAGACGTTGCTGAGAAATTTGGTGTAGAAGAAATGGAAGTAACAGATGAGGTCTTCCGCAGCAAATACGCTCGTCACTTTGACCAAGCAGAAAACCGTATGCACACTATTAAAGCGGTTATGGCCGCAACTCTTGGTAATCTTTTCATTCCAAAAGTGTAA
- the asnA gene encoding asparagine synthetase, with the protein MKKSFIHQQEEISFVKNTFTQYLIAKLDVVEVQGPILSRVGDGMQDNLSGVENPVSVHVLNIPNATFEVVHSLAKWKRHTLARFGFNEGEGLVVNMKALRPDEDSLDQTHSVYVDQWDWEKVIPDGQRNLAYLKETVETIYKVIRLTELAVEARYDIEAVLPKKITFIHTEELVARYPDLTPKERENAITKEFDAVFLIGIGGVLPDGKPHDGRAPDYDDWTSESENGYHGLNGDILVWNEQLGTAFELFSMGIRVDEEALKRQVDITGDQERLQFDWHKSLLNGLFPLTIGGGIGQSRMAMFLLRKKHIGEVQTSVWPQEVRDTYDNIL; encoded by the coding sequence ATGAAAAAAAGCTTTATTCATCAACAAGAGGAAATTTCCTTTGTTAAAAATACATTTACGCAGTATTTGATTGCTAAGCTTGATGTTGTTGAGGTGCAAGGTCCTATTTTAAGTAGGGTCGGAGACGGCATGCAGGACAATTTATCTGGGGTTGAAAATCCGGTATCTGTCCATGTCTTGAACATTCCTAATGCAACCTTTGAGGTGGTGCATTCGCTAGCAAAATGGAAGCGTCATACCTTAGCACGTTTTGGCTTTAATGAAGGTGAAGGTCTTGTGGTGAATATGAAAGCGCTCCGTCCTGATGAAGATTCGCTAGACCAGACGCATTCAGTGTATGTGGACCAGTGGGATTGGGAGAAGGTTATCCCTGATGGTCAGCGCAATCTAGCTTACCTCAAAGAAACTGTCGAAACGATTTACAAGGTTATCCGCTTGACAGAGCTAGCTGTTGAGGCACGCTATGATATTGAAGCTGTCTTGCCAAAGAAAATTACCTTCATTCACACCGAGGAGCTTGTTGCCAGATACCCTGATTTGACACCAAAGGAGCGTGAAAATGCTATCACAAAAGAATTTGATGCGGTATTTTTGATTGGTATTGGCGGTGTATTGCCAGATGGCAAGCCACATGACGGTCGTGCGCCAGACTATGATGACTGGACCAGTGAGTCAGAAAATGGCTACCATGGCTTAAATGGTGATATTCTCGTTTGGAATGAGCAGCTAGGCACAGCCTTTGAGCTATTCTCAATGGGAATTCGTGTTGATGAAGAGGCTCTAAAGCGTCAGGTGGACATTACTGGAGATCAGGAACGCCTACAATTTGATTGGCACAAATCGCTGCTAAATGGTCTGTTCCCCCTAACCATCGGTGGAGGAATTGGTCAATCGCGTATGGCCATGTTTTTGCTTCGTAAAAAGCACATTGGAGAGGTCCAAACATCGGTGTGGCCACAAGAGGTTCGCGATACCTACGACAATATTTTATAG
- the coaD gene encoding phosphopantetheine adenylyltransferase, with translation MSGKIGLYTGSFDPVTNGHMDMIKRASHLFEHVYVGIFNNPNKQSFFTFELRAQMLSEAVCALPNVTVVSAEHGLAVDLARELSVTHLIRGLRNTADFDYEIGLEYFNHRLAPDIETIYLMATHDLQPVSSSRIRELIAFRAPITGLVPQAVINQVEKMNENNKKN, from the coding sequence ATGTCAGGTAAGATTGGACTTTATACAGGGTCATTTGACCCAGTGACAAATGGACACATGGATATGATTAAGCGTGCTAGCCATTTGTTTGAGCATGTTTATGTCGGGATTTTTAACAATCCAAATAAGCAGAGCTTTTTTACTTTTGAGCTGCGAGCTCAAATGCTAAGCGAAGCGGTTTGTGCCTTGCCAAATGTGACAGTGGTTTCTGCCGAGCATGGTCTTGCAGTTGACCTGGCTAGGGAGCTGTCTGTGACCCACCTTATCCGAGGGCTTCGCAATACAGCTGATTTTGACTATGAGATAGGCTTAGAGTATTTTAATCATAGACTAGCCCCTGATATTGAGACCATTTACCTGATGGCGACTCATGACCTGCAGCCCGTTAGCTCCAGTCGTATCAGAGAGTTGATTGCATTTAGAGCGCCAATTACTGGTTTGGTTCCGCAGGCTGTTATTAATCAAGTGGAGAAAATGAATGAAAACAATAAAAAAAATTAA
- a CDS encoding arginine/ornithine antiporter — protein MTEEKKRGFKIPSSYTVLFIIIAIMAVLTWFIPAGAYETAKDGGVISGTYQTVKSNPQGFFDILMAPVRGMLGVKGTEGAIQVSFFILMVGGFLRVVNKTGALDTGIASVVRKNKGREKLLIAILIPLFALGGTTYGMGEETMAFYPLLIPVMIAVGFDSIVAVAIILIGSQIGCLASTINPFATGVAADAAGVSIADGMIWRIIQWVVLVGMSIWFVYSYASKIEKDPSKSLVADKAEEHKEFFQLQNSGEDLTSRQRKVLAIFTLTFVIMILSLIPWEDFDIQLFTNINTWLTTTPVLGGIIGKTMGAFGTWYFPEITMLFIMMGVLVAVVYRMSEDDFFSAFLSGAGEFLGVAIICAVARGIQVIMNGGMITATILHWGETGLAGLSSQVFVVLAYIFYLPMSFLIPSTSGLAGATMGIMAPLGQFSNVPAHLVITAFQSASGILNMISPTSAIVMGALALGRIDLGTWWKFIGKFIVMVMLVSVLLLVVATFF, from the coding sequence ATGACAGAAGAAAAAAAACGAGGTTTTAAAATTCCTTCTTCTTACACTGTTTTGTTTATCATCATTGCTATTATGGCAGTATTAACCTGGTTTATTCCAGCTGGTGCTTATGAGACTGCTAAGGATGGCGGTGTGATTTCAGGGACCTACCAAACGGTTAAGTCAAACCCTCAGGGCTTTTTTGACATTTTAATGGCACCTGTTCGAGGCATGCTAGGTGTCAAAGGGACTGAAGGGGCAATTCAGGTTTCTTTCTTTATTTTGATGGTTGGTGGCTTTTTAAGGGTTGTCAACAAGACAGGTGCGCTTGATACAGGGATTGCTTCTGTTGTGCGTAAAAATAAGGGTAGAGAAAAGCTGCTTATTGCGATTTTGATTCCTTTGTTTGCACTTGGTGGCACAACCTACGGAATGGGAGAAGAAACAATGGCGTTTTACCCTCTTCTTATTCCGGTAATGATTGCGGTTGGCTTTGATAGCATTGTTGCAGTAGCTATTATCCTGATTGGTTCACAGATTGGCTGTTTGGCCTCAACCATCAATCCCTTTGCTACTGGAGTGGCAGCAGATGCAGCCGGTGTTAGTATCGCAGATGGTATGATTTGGCGGATTATCCAATGGGTTGTCCTTGTTGGTATGTCTATCTGGTTTGTTTACAGTTACGCTAGCAAGATTGAAAAAGACCCAAGCAAGTCCTTGGTTGCTGACAAAGCTGAAGAACATAAGGAATTCTTCCAGCTGCAAAATTCCGGTGAGGATTTGACTAGTCGTCAACGAAAGGTTTTAGCCATTTTTACCTTGACATTTGTCATCATGATTCTTAGCTTGATTCCTTGGGAAGATTTTGACATTCAATTATTTACAAATATCAACACTTGGCTAACAACAACACCTGTTTTAGGTGGTATTATTGGTAAAACAATGGGAGCCTTTGGTACTTGGTATTTCCCAGAAATTACCATGCTCTTTATCATGATGGGTGTTTTAGTGGCTGTTGTTTATCGCATGAGTGAAGATGACTTCTTCTCAGCCTTTCTAAGTGGTGCAGGTGAGTTCCTCGGTGTTGCGATTATTTGTGCGGTAGCGCGTGGTATCCAAGTGATCATGAATGGTGGTATGATTACAGCAACCATTCTTCATTGGGGTGAAACAGGTCTTGCAGGCTTGTCATCACAGGTCTTTGTTGTCTTGGCCTATATTTTCTATTTGCCAATGTCCTTCTTGATTCCATCAACATCAGGACTTGCCGGTGCAACAATGGGAATCATGGCTCCGCTTGGACAATTCTCAAATGTTCCTGCTCATTTGGTTATCACAGCCTTCCAATCAGCATCAGGTATCTTAAACATGATTTCACCAACCTCTGCTATTGTTATGGGAGCGCTCGCACTTGGACGTATTGATCTAGGTACTTGGTGGAAATTTATCGGCAAGTTTATCGTTATGGTAATGCTTGTTAGTGTTTTGTTGTTAGTAGTAGCGACATTCTTTTAA
- the arcA gene encoding arginine deiminase yields MTAQTPIHVYSEIGKLKKVLLHRPGKEIENLMPDYLERLLFDDIPFLEDAQKEHDAFAQALRDEGVEVLYLETLAAESLVTPEIREAFIDEYLSEANIRGRATKKAIRELLMSIEDNQELIEKTMAGVQKSELPEIPAAEKGLTDLVESSYPFAIDPMPNLYFTRDPFATIGTGVSLNHMFSETRNRETIYGKYIFTHHPIYGGGKVPMVYDRNETTRIEGGDELVLSKDVLAVGISQRTDAASIEKLLVNIFKQNLGFKKVLAFEFANNRKFMHLDTVFTMVDYDKFTIHPEIEGDLRVYSVTYENEELRIVEETGDLAELLAANLGVERVELIRCGGDNLVAAGREQWNDGSNTLTIAPGVVVVYNRNTITNAILESKGLKLIKIHGSELVRGRGGPRCMSMPFEREDI; encoded by the coding sequence ATGACTGCTCAAACACCGATTCATGTTTACTCTGAAATTGGCAAGCTGAAAAAGGTTTTGCTCCATAGGCCTGGCAAGGAAATTGAAAACCTGATGCCAGACTACTTGGAACGTCTATTATTTGACGATATTCCATTTTTGGAGGACGCTCAAAAAGAGCATGATGCTTTTGCACAAGCATTACGAGATGAAGGCGTAGAGGTGCTATACCTTGAAACACTAGCTGCTGAATCACTTGTAACACCAGAAATTCGTGAAGCCTTCATTGATGAATACCTAAGCGAAGCTAATATTCGTGGAAGGGCAACTAAAAAAGCTATTCGTGAGCTACTGATGTCTATTGAAGACAATCAGGAATTGATTGAAAAAACAATGGCAGGTGTGCAAAAATCAGAATTGCCTGAGATTCCAGCAGCAGAAAAAGGCTTGACTGACTTGGTTGAATCAAGCTATCCTTTTGCGATTGACCCAATGCCAAACCTTTATTTCACACGTGATCCGTTTGCAACTATTGGTACAGGTGTTTCGCTTAACCACATGTTCTCAGAAACACGCAATCGTGAAACAATCTATGGTAAGTACATTTTCACACATCACCCAATCTACGGTGGCGGCAAGGTACCTATGGTTTATGACCGTAACGAAACCACTCGTATCGAGGGTGGAGATGAGCTGGTTCTTTCAAAAGATGTGCTTGCAGTAGGTATCTCACAGCGGACAGACGCAGCATCAATTGAAAAGCTCTTGGTTAACATCTTTAAACAAAATCTTGGCTTCAAGAAGGTTTTGGCCTTTGAATTTGCTAACAATCGTAAATTCATGCACCTAGATACCGTCTTTACAATGGTGGATTATGATAAGTTCACGATTCACCCAGAAATCGAAGGAGATCTTCGCGTTTACTCAGTGACCTATGAAAATGAAGAGCTTCGTATTGTAGAAGAAACTGGTGATTTGGCTGAGCTTTTAGCTGCTAATCTGGGAGTTGAGCGTGTTGAGCTTATTCGCTGTGGTGGTGATAACCTTGTGGCAGCTGGTCGTGAGCAATGGAACGACGGCTCAAACACGCTAACAATCGCACCAGGTGTCGTGGTTGTTTATAACCGTAACACTATTACGAATGCCATTCTTGAATCAAAGGGCTTGAAGCTCATTAAGATTCATGGAAGTGAATTGGTTCGCGGTCGTGGTGGACCTCGTTGCATGTCAATGCCGTTTGAACGTGAAGACATCTAG
- the rsmD gene encoding methylase — protein sequence MRIVSGEFGGRPLKTLEGKTTRPTSDKVRGAIFNMIGPYFKGGRVLDLFAGSGGLSIEAISRGMSEAVLVERDRKAQAIIQANIKMTKASQQFTLLKMNAERALDHLSGQFDVVFLDPPYAKETIVANIEALVEKNLLSDDVMIVCETDRSVALPEAIAWLGIWKEKQYGISKVTVYVR from the coding sequence ATGAGAATTGTATCAGGTGAATTTGGAGGGCGTCCCCTAAAAACGCTCGAAGGCAAGACTACTCGACCCACATCAGATAAGGTACGTGGCGCGATTTTTAATATGATTGGTCCTTATTTTAAGGGCGGACGTGTCTTAGACTTGTTTGCTGGATCAGGTGGCCTATCAATAGAGGCTATTTCTAGGGGCATGTCAGAGGCAGTGCTGGTTGAGCGTGATCGTAAGGCGCAAGCCATTATCCAAGCCAATATTAAGATGACAAAAGCTAGCCAGCAATTTACGCTATTAAAAATGAACGCTGAGCGTGCACTTGATCACTTATCCGGTCAGTTTGATGTGGTGTTTTTGGACCCACCTTATGCTAAGGAAACGATAGTAGCCAATATAGAGGCCTTGGTGGAGAAAAATCTTTTAAGCGACGATGTGATGATTGTTTGTGAGACGGATCGGTCGGTAGCTCTGCCAGAGGCAATTGCCTGGCTAGGGATCTGGAAAGAAAAACAATATGGAATTAGCAAGGTAACAGTATATGTCAGGTAA
- the dapE_1 gene encoding Xaa-His dipeptidase, translated as METYIQPRHQEACVAAIKKIVSYPSVLNEGENDTPFGQAIQDVLEATLALCQDLGFNTYIDPKGYYGYAELGDQTEVLAILCHLDVVPAGDLKLWHKDPFTCIEKDGCLYGRGTQDDKGPSMMALFATKALMDAGVVFNKRIRFIFGTDEETLWRCMNRYNEVEEEATFGFAPDSSFPLTYAEKGLLQAKLVGKGSPKLNLEVGQAYNVVPARASYQGDKLEALKEELDRLGFEYVVKDDELTVYGLAQHAKDAPDGINALIRLAKALVVLEPEPVLDFLAHVVDEDGRAVNIFGPVQDEPSGGLSFNVAGLTLTKEMTEIRLDIRIPVLADKDTLVDQLSQKAQDYGLAYEEFDYLAPLYVPLDSELVTTLLEVYRKKTGDQSPAQSSGGATFARTMANCVAFGALFPDAVQTEHQENEHIVLADAYRAMDIYAEAIYRLTR; from the coding sequence ATGGAAACCTATATCCAACCAAGACACCAAGAGGCTTGTGTAGCCGCGATTAAAAAAATAGTATCTTACCCTTCTGTGCTAAATGAGGGGGAAAATGACACACCCTTTGGCCAAGCCATTCAAGATGTTCTTGAAGCAACCTTAGCCCTGTGCCAAGATCTTGGTTTTAATACCTATATTGATCCTAAAGGCTATTATGGCTATGCTGAATTGGGCGATCAAACAGAGGTGCTTGCTATCCTTTGTCACTTAGATGTGGTGCCTGCTGGTGATTTGAAGCTGTGGCATAAAGATCCCTTTACTTGTATTGAAAAAGATGGCTGCTTGTATGGACGTGGCACTCAAGATGACAAGGGGCCATCGATGATGGCACTCTTTGCCACTAAAGCACTTATGGACGCTGGTGTGGTCTTTAACAAACGCATTCGCTTTATCTTTGGAACAGACGAAGAAACCCTCTGGCGCTGTATGAACCGTTATAATGAAGTAGAGGAGGAGGCAACCTTTGGTTTTGCCCCAGACTCAAGCTTCCCATTGACCTATGCTGAAAAGGGGCTTTTACAAGCTAAGCTAGTTGGTAAGGGATCGCCTAAACTCAATCTTGAGGTGGGTCAGGCCTATAATGTCGTTCCAGCTAGAGCCTCTTATCAGGGAGACAAGTTGGAGGCATTAAAGGAAGAGCTTGACAGGCTTGGCTTTGAATATGTTGTCAAAGATGACGAGCTAACCGTCTATGGACTTGCTCAGCATGCCAAGGACGCTCCAGATGGGATTAATGCCCTTATCAGGCTTGCAAAGGCTCTTGTAGTGCTTGAGCCAGAGCCAGTCCTTGACTTTCTTGCTCATGTGGTTGATGAAGACGGCAGAGCAGTCAATATTTTTGGTCCAGTTCAGGACGAGCCATCAGGAGGGCTTAGCTTCAACGTAGCTGGTCTTACCTTAACAAAAGAGATGACAGAGATTCGTTTGGACATTCGGATTCCGGTCTTAGCAGATAAAGATACCTTAGTAGACCAGTTAAGCCAAAAAGCGCAGGACTACGGTCTAGCTTACGAGGAATTTGATTATTTGGCACCCTTATATGTGCCCTTGGACAGCGAGCTAGTAACTACCCTGTTAGAGGTATATCGTAAAAAAACAGGGGACCAATCGCCAGCCCAATCATCAGGTGGAGCAACCTTTGCTCGTACAATGGCTAATTGTGTGGCCTTTGGAGCATTATTTCCTGATGCTGTTCAAACAGAACACCAAGAAAATGAACATATCGTCTTAGCAGATGCCTATCGTGCAATGGATATTTACGCGGAAGCCATCTACCGACTAACACGATAA
- the fnr gene encoding Fumarate and nitrate reduction regulatory protein — protein sequence MIRREDYQYLRKLDDFCHFSIEQFDKIVGQMEFRQAKKDHMLFFEGDKRDRLFLVTSGYFKIEQSDRTGTFTYTDFIRHGTIFPYGGLFTDDYYHFSVVAMTDVTYFYFPTDLFEDYSLHNQQQMKHLYSKMSSLLELHELKVRNLITSSASSRVIQSLAILLVEMGKDSDTLPFQLTTTDIAQMSGTTRETVSHVFRDLKKEGLIAVKGKYLTYLDKNYFLQYTT from the coding sequence GTGATTCGAAGAGAAGATTATCAATACCTTAGAAAACTTGATGATTTCTGTCATTTTTCAATTGAACAATTTGACAAGATTGTCGGCCAAATGGAATTTAGACAAGCTAAAAAGGATCATATGTTATTTTTTGAAGGTGATAAGAGGGACAGACTCTTTTTAGTGACCTCAGGTTATTTTAAGATTGAGCAGTCAGATCGGACAGGAACCTTTACCTATACTGATTTCATACGACATGGGACAATTTTTCCCTACGGGGGGCTGTTTACAGATGACTACTATCATTTTTCGGTGGTTGCGATGACAGATGTCACCTACTTTTATTTCCCGACTGATTTGTTTGAGGACTATTCCTTGCACAATCAGCAGCAGATGAAGCATCTCTACAGTAAAATGTCGTCCTTGCTGGAGCTTCATGAGCTCAAGGTGCGCAATCTCATCACCTCCAGTGCAAGCTCACGTGTGATTCAATCCTTGGCTATTTTACTGGTTGAAATGGGAAAGGATAGCGATACTCTGCCTTTTCAGCTGACGACTACTGACATTGCACAAATGAGTGGAACAACCAGAGAAACCGTTAGTCATGTCTTTAGAGATTTGAAAAAGGAAGGCTTGATTGCAGTCAAGGGGAAATACCTCACCTACCTAGATAAAAACTATTTTCTGCAGTACACAACCTAA
- the argR_1 gene encoding arginine repressor has product MNKKETRHQLIRSLISETTIHTQQELQERLRKNGISITQATLSRDMKELNLVKVTTGNDTHYEALAISQTRWEHRLRFYMEDALVMLRVVQHQIILKTLPGLAQSFGSILDAMQISEIVATICGDDTCLIICEDNEQAKACFEILSHYTPPFFFSNK; this is encoded by the coding sequence ATGAATAAAAAAGAAACACGTCATCAATTAATTCGATCTCTAATTTCTGAAACAACTATTCACACACAGCAGGAATTACAGGAACGCTTACGAAAAAATGGGATAAGCATCACACAGGCAACCTTATCACGTGATATGAAAGAGCTTAACCTTGTCAAGGTTACAACTGGTAATGACACGCATTATGAAGCGCTGGCCATTTCTCAGACGCGTTGGGAGCATCGTTTGCGCTTTTATATGGAGGACGCCCTTGTCATGCTCAGGGTTGTTCAGCATCAGATTATTTTAAAAACCTTACCAGGGCTGGCACAATCCTTTGGCTCTATCCTTGATGCTATGCAAATCTCAGAAATCGTAGCCACTATCTGTGGTGATGATACCTGTCTGATTATCTGTGAGGACAATGAGCAGGCCAAAGCTTGCTTTGAAATCCTGAGCCATTACACACCACCCTTTTTCTTCAGCAATAAATAA
- the arcC gene encoding carbamate kinase, translating to MTKQKIVVALGGNAILSTDASAKAQQEALVSTSKSLVKLIKEGHEVIITHGNGPQVGNLLLQQAAADSEKNPAMPLDTCVAMTEGSIGFWLVNALDNELQAQGITKEVAAVVTQVIVDENDPAFKNPTKPIGPFLTEEDAKKQMAESGASFKEDAGRGWRKVVPSPKPIGIKEANVIRSLVDSGVVVVSAGGGGVPVVKDPASKTLTGVEAVIDKDFASQTLSELVDADLFIVLTGVDNVYVNFNKPDQRKLEEVTVSQMKEYIAQDQFAPGSMLPKVEAAIAFVENKSNAKAIITSLENIDNVLSANAGTQIIAG from the coding sequence ATGACAAAACAAAAAATTGTTGTCGCACTTGGAGGAAATGCAATCCTCTCAACAGACGCGTCAGCTAAGGCACAACAAGAGGCCTTGGTTTCGACATCAAAATCACTAGTGAAGTTAATCAAAGAAGGCCATGAGGTGATTATCACGCATGGCAATGGTCCGCAGGTTGGTAATCTCTTATTGCAGCAGGCAGCAGCTGATTCTGAGAAAAATCCAGCCATGCCATTAGATACCTGCGTTGCCATGACAGAAGGCAGCATTGGCTTTTGGTTAGTCAACGCCCTAGACAATGAGCTGCAAGCCCAAGGCATCACAAAGGAAGTGGCAGCAGTTGTCACCCAGGTCATTGTTGATGAAAATGACCCTGCCTTTAAAAATCCGACTAAACCAATTGGTCCTTTCTTAACCGAAGAAGACGCTAAAAAGCAAATGGCAGAATCAGGTGCTAGCTTTAAGGAGGACGCTGGTCGTGGCTGGCGTAAGGTGGTGCCATCACCAAAGCCAATTGGTATCAAAGAAGCTAATGTGATTAGAAGCTTAGTTGATTCTGGTGTTGTGGTGGTCAGTGCTGGTGGTGGCGGTGTGCCAGTTGTTAAAGACCCTGCAAGTAAAACGCTTACCGGTGTGGAAGCTGTTATTGATAAAGACTTTGCTAGCCAAACCCTTTCAGAATTGGTTGACGCTGATCTCTTTATTGTCTTGACAGGTGTTGATAATGTCTATGTTAACTTTAACAAGCCTGATCAAAGAAAATTGGAAGAGGTAACGGTTTCTCAAATGAAGGAATACATCGCTCAGGACCAATTTGCTCCCGGAAGCATGCTGCCTAAGGTGGAGGCTGCAATTGCTTTTGTGGAAAACAAATCAAATGCCAAAGCTATCATCACATCGTTAGAAAATATTGACAATGTTCTCTCAGCAAATGCTGGTACACAAATTATCGCAGGCTAA